The nucleotide sequence TCCGGGGCAGGGGAGGGGTGACGCTTATCCAAATCATAACATTTCCCAAAAAAGTGCTCAAAAGCTGGAGCGCCCCTGGAGTTTGGGGAACAAAAATGAGAGCTTCGTCCTTCAAGTCGTTGTGAGGCAGGctgaaagttcaggactcatagaaaaatattacatttcgAATTCTagctcagggaccaccctcacctggccccgTACCCACCTATGTCCCTTCCCAGTCATTATTACTGGATGGGAGTCACCTGGTTCCTCACTTCCCTGAGTTCCCTGAATAATTACaagatcccaagttcaaacccaagcatcaccaaaaaaaaaaaaaaaaaaaaaaaaaaaaggttagcataggttttaaaagcatctgaaaaaaaagagaagcagctCTCTCTGCCTctagcttccacctgggccccccATGCTCtcttttgtaattcccttccctaacttttaataaactccattcacacccatgtgtcctgtcaTGGATTCTCCCACATGGACACAAAgactttggaagtcttctgatcacagaatACACCCACTGGCAACAGTTGCAGAGAATGGCAAGTTCACACCTGTGAGTCAATGAGACCATATGTGTGTGAAGTTCAATCATAAAAGAACTTGCACATGTGTTGAGGACAGATGGTAAGAATTAAGGGAACACTCATTCAGTATGGTAGCATGTACCAGTGCACCGTAAGTTCTCAGAGTTGGGGCTGTTTCACAGCACTTGTGTCTGATCAGCTGTGAGACAGATCCCTGGGGAGCTCAGGTGTGTTGCCCTCTGTTTTGCTCACGTTTGCACCTGTAATGTAAGAGAGTAACGGCTTAGCTGCTGCGaaaggtggctcacgcctgtgatgctagccacttgggaggctaagatcaggaggatctcggtttctGGCCAGCTAGgggaaaaatgttagcaagaccccagctcaacagtaaaaagctgagcatggtggtgtccacctgtcatcccagagatggtgggaagcataaatatgagGGTTGAGATCCAGGCTGGCTTGAGCAAAAgcaagacccccacctccaaaagaaccagagcaaaaggggctggtggagcaattgcaagaccctgagttcaaaccctagcatcacaaaaaagaaaaaaagaagtcttaCATGTGTGTAGTGTTGACTCCCACACATCCCTGAGGTATAATTTCTGGCTTTAATCACCTGGGGACCTAGATATTCCACAGATGCTGActtgtgagatgggaatggggcCTGACAGTTTGCATTTCTAACTAGTGTCTCCGTCTGAGGACCTCACTcccattttatttcatcttccgAACTACATGCTTTTCCCAAACTTTTCCACTTTTTCTCATGCACAATTGCCACTTGACAGGTGCTGGGAACTGAGGCACGCACAGGGTTTGCCTGAGGTCTCTGAGCTGGAAGGGGCAGCACTGAGGCTTTGGACTCCTCAGAGGCCGGTTGTAGCTGTTTCTGTAGCTCAGAAGTCTCAGGACTGTGGAAGGGCTCGGTGGAACCCTGGGCCCCAAGTGGAGTTCCTGATTCAGTAGTTCTGGGGTGGGATTTGGGAATTTGCATTTCTTAGTTTCCCTGTGGTACTGATGTGTCCCCTTAAAGGACAACATCCTTTGAGAAGCATCCCAGTTGATGTCTGTCCTTTCTCTTCCTGACATTTGGTGTATtgattattcaatttttttttttggaagtactggggtttgaacacaagcattctaccattttagctacacacctccaaccctcttttgctttattttttagatggggGTCTTACCTTTTTGCCAGGGCCTGCGTTGGACTgccattctcctacctatgcctcccatgtagctcgGATTACAGATACACACTGCCACGTCTAATCTgcttgatatggggtcttgctagctttgcctggactggtcttgaacgtTGATCCTCCCGAGTAGCTGTAATTACAGGTTTGTACCATAACACCTGGATTATTAGATTTTTGAGCATAAAGTTTGGTAACAGAAGAGGTCATCAGTATtagtttttttggtgatactaaggtttgaactcaggaccttgtgcttgctaggctatactctgtcatttgagccacaccctagcccttttttagtgttttgtttttatagggtctcacacttctgcccaggttggccttggaccatgatccttctaccgatgccttccaagtagctgggattacagaggtgtaccaccatgcctggcagtcTTCAGCATTTTTGATCAAAGAAGTTCTCTAACCTTGCCCCTCAGTTTTCATCACTCCATGCTAGCAAGGGTCTGAGAGGTTGTTTGGGGCACATCATACCCATACCCTTCCTTGTCCTCAAAGATGGGGTTTATCATATTGTTGAAGCTATTCCCATTTTAGGACATAATAAGTACAACCTATATTAGAAATTTGtatccaataaaaatatttatcttggtCAAATTCTTGTTGAAACAGAATGGCAGATGCTAATCTCTCAATCAGAGTATGAGTATCGACTAGTCACGGAAATGGTGTATTTCTGAAGCCTTTTGAGGGAGCCCTTCGTTATCCGTCTCCAGCATCCTGAGGCATGGACAGGCAGAGCAATGAGGGTGTGTTTAATCTCTATTGACTTTGTTTTGGAAAGGATATGATCCATCCTGCTTAGGTTGGACTCTTACTGCTGCCAAATCATGAATATTTTATCTCTAGCCTAAACTACTGTCTCACTCTAGGACTATCTCCAGTTTCAAGGAAGTTTCTATGTGCGTATCTGCCAAAATTCATTACTTcaccatttattgaacatctgCAATATGGCTAGTAACTGTGATGGTGTTGGGAGTGAGTAAGGTAGTTCTCATATTGTGCCCCTGCCATAGGACAGATATAATAGATGGGGTTGAGTTCCCAAATTACCTAGGGCTGAATCCTTATTCATCATTGTTCTGACTTTAAGCATGTTACTTAACTTTCCTGTGATTTGGTTTCTTTTGCTCTAAAATGTGATTATTATGACATCTACCTTATACCGTTGTTGCAAGAGCAAATAGGAAACATTTGAAACCTGTCTAATTTGTGGTAGGCAGTCAACAAAAGTTAATTGCATGCACCTTTTCATTTAACACCCCATGAGGTGGTGTTACTGGCTTCAGGTCAGGGGCCAGAAGGTTCTTGGTCTcactgagaaagaattcaaggacgaTCACAGAGGAGGCATAAGCAGGACAGGTTTGTTAATGCAAAGCCAAGTGAAAGTACTCTCCAGATGAGTGGGTGAGCAGGCTTGAGGAGTGGCTGTGTGAAGGGTCCACCCTTAAGCTTTTATTGGGGTTTACAAATGTGGAGGTGGCTGCTCCTGAGACACTGGGTTATGTGTCATCAGTGATTCCCACATGTTGTGTTGGGAGGTTTTGGCCTTGAATAGTCAGACAAGGACTGTCATTTTTTATGGGCTGCAGGTCAGCAAAGCCCCTCCTATATGTGACAAGCAGTTCCATTATTGTCAGAAGGCcagaatgagattttttttcaacatCCAAGCCATCATTCTCAGCCACCAGGTTTCCTAACTCTTAGGTCGGTGGTTCTAATACCACCCTGCTCTACAGATGGATTAAGTTACCTGTCCAAGGTCATACTTCCAAGAAGTTGCTGATCAGAAACTCAGACTTGGTTTTCTCTGATCCTAAATCCTGTTATTTTTAGCCTTATATTTAGCCTTCCAAAGATGTTCCTAACAGTACTTACATCTCTCTTCCAAATTCTCTACCTTTCTGGCTCAGACTACCTTAGCATGAGGTATGGGACCTAAGTCCTTAACTGGGCTGGGCTGAGTCAAGGACCAAATGGATTGGGGATGGTGAAGAGGCAGAGAAGCCCTGGCCCTCTCGGTCTTCACATACGGAAGGCTGTTATTTACTGCATGCTGCCCTCGAGGGCAGCCCCACCCTGCCGGGTGCTGCGCAGCCTCTCAAAGGATCCAGGGCTGCATCAGCGCTCAGATACGCAGATGTGTTTTCCAGGGtcactttcccctccctcttGTCACTTTGGTTACAATGAGCATGGAATGCTCATGCACTTCAGACAGTGGTCCCATTTGATtaataaactaattttaaaattgatttttttttggggggtgctggGGGTATACCTTgtagtagagtgtgtgcttagcatgggtgaggccctgggttcaatccccagcaccaaacacaAAATCAAGAAAGCAAGGACAATTTTTATATTGCTTGAGAATACTCCAGGTCTCCATCTACCATGCCCCAGCCAATACCCATGGCAATCACCATCAGGATGCTTCTCTGCCACTGAGCCGTGTGGAGGGAGGACTCCCACTCACCACCTGGCTGCTGCAGAGGTGAGGCTGGCGAGTCATTAGAGGGACCAGAGGGAAGCCATGACTAAGTTGTGGGCCTGTGACGGGGCCCTGATGGGGCTGCACCTTGGGAGGGGGTGAGCTCGACAAGGGAGACAGCTCtgacattgaaaaaaaatcaacttcattttaaatattgctCCTTAAGTTCACAGCACAACGCTGGCTGTTCATGTTGGAGAGAGCAGAGACATGGTGAGCGGGGAAGATCTGTGGCCCTGGAGTCAAACCCACCTGGATTTGAACCCCAACTGCACTACAGACTCGGAAACATCTGGTATCTCAGGATTTGACTTTAACTCtgcagggcctcagtttcctcatcacaAAATAGGGAATGCTAACTCTTGCCTAAGATTTTTGTGAGGGTTGAATAAGGATGATACATGCTAAGCTCCTGGCCCTGCTGCATCACCAGCTGTGTGGTTTTGAGGCCGCCTCTCCCTGCCCATGCCCACGGGTTTTAGTTTTCTCATAAGGAGAATAAGCCTGGAGGTTGTTGGAGGTGTCTATGAGCTTCCTAATGAGCCTAAAAAGCGCAACCCTGCCCCCTGGTGGTTTGCACTTTTATGCAGTTTCTTGGTTGGTGACCTCCTTCCCTGACCTTGGCACACAGAAGCCTCACTGGATTGCAGGTGGCAGCTTCCCCAACTTCCTCCCGCCTTAGGACGCAATGCTTGGCACACGCCTTTCCTTTTGTGCCCcctttaatgattttattagtatggtCACAAATCTGACATCTACAGTACGCCATTGACAGAGCTGAGTACAAATTTTTGAAACAAGTGAATTACTTAGGTGTGGCAAACTTTAAAATGTCAACTCCCAGTGCTCATGCAAGTCCCATGCATTTGCATCCATGTCCCCTAACTGCAGGGCACGCTTTGTGCTCACACTCACTGGGTCTTAGGCATGCCTCAGCTGGGGTGCTGGGCTGCTGGGCCTTTTCTCAGACCCAGATTTTCAAGAGCAATGGCACCATTCCATGGCGCATGGTGGCAACACTGGGTTCTGGGTGTTTAGGTAAAAATGCAGTTACCTACTATTGCCTGTGTGAGCCACCTGGTCCCCCAGGGCTTGAACTAGCACAGAGGGCACTTTGATACCCTGTCTGAGGCCACAAGGCAGTTTCAGCAGTCATGTTTCCTCCCCAGGAAGTCTAGAACTGGGGTGTACAGTCTTCCAGCATGCTGTCAGTGATGTAGCTAGAGTGGAGATAGGTTTCGTAGTACCGTTTTTCATCGAAAGTGTTGACAGTCCAACCAACAACGTGAACTCCTTTAGCTGCCCACTTCTTCAAATAGTCCCTGGAGAAAAAGGAGAACGTGATCCCGTTAGAACAATGATCAGTGTCCCCAAAATCTACAATGTTGCTGAGTGTGGTGTTCACTGAGCTCCAACAGTGCCCATGGCCTCCAACTGGCCTCTCAGAGCAGGTGAAGGGAGTGCCGGAAAGCCAGCATGCTCTTAGCTCAATCAGTCACGCTGTGAATTgagtttttctccttccttctcttcaatTTATGAGCAAATACTTGTTTCCTCCCGAGCCCTGCTCAGTATTTTAATGACCAGAGATAGGTAAAATGCCCCTACCCTTTCTCTGTGCGTTTCCCATTCCCAGGTTATGGAAAAGGTCACAATGAAAAGGTAGTTGTGAAGAAATATAAAGCTGAGACTGGCCATGGTGAAGACCAGACACACACCCTTTGAAGAGCAAGCCTAGAGCAATGTGGACGACTTGGTGACCTCCAGACTGAGTTACGATGCTCACAAGCCCCGTTCTAGAACTGGCCGATCAGAACGTGTTACCGTAGGCAGTAACCAAGTGGTTGCTGAACGCATGCTGGAAATCCTATGAAACTAATTAGCTGAAACGTACAGCTCTTCAACTGCTGAAAGGAAGAGCCTGAGACGCTGGCAGGCCAGGGAACGGAAAGCTCTGTGGAGGAGACGAGCAGAGCGGCAGTGCAGGCAGCAGGAGGGGAAGGCTGATATCTGCCTTACCTTACCGTATTTGCTGCAGCTCTGCCCTGTACCCTACATTGTTCAAAGTGAGCCCATCAAAAAATTGCAATGCCTCTCTCACCATagtttaaaagtcttttttttttttcattaaaatgcacaaaaaaagcaagactatCTGATCAACCTGTTCTGAAACAGTGAAATACCCCTGAACTCTTCCCACTGAAGAAGCTGGTGGCATTCCAACCTAACAGGAGCCCAAAACCAATCCAGTGTGTCCACTTCCTTAATCCTTCCTCCCCAGAGGGAACATTGAGGAAATGTGtccagaagattaaaaaaaaaaacctcccaacTTACGGGGATACAAAATCCTTCTGCATGAGGAAAGCTGAAATTCCACACAGGTACCACAAGACATTATGCATACTCCAATCGAGCAAAATGTCCAACACAACAAACATGGACTGCTTCCAGAAAGCACTGAAGCGTGGCTTCCCGTCACCTGTGTGGCTCAGGCTCCAGGGTCTGTGAGTTAAAGCTGTTATTATGTTCTGATCGGTTTGTCTCATCTGAAAaggaattttggaaaataaaatgaccGTATTTTCAGGTTACAACTTCTCAATGGTTTAGGTTCAGCTAACATCTCTTCCTAATGTAGACATGGAACCCTGCCCCTGTCTGCTAGGTAAGTCCTCTATTGTAAACCCTTTGAGAAAAAACTTGAGAGATGTAAGGTTTTTAATATGCAGTATAACTGAGaccatttcttgcttttttttttttggtggtagtggggtttgaagtcagggccttacacttgctaggcaggcgctctaccactttagccattctgccagccctaataGAGACTATTTTCACAGTCCATGAAGAACTGCagtctcccttcccccactccctcccttccttccttcgagacagggtctcactatgtagcccaggctg is from Castor canadensis chromosome 17, mCasCan1.hap1v2, whole genome shotgun sequence and encodes:
- the Gde1 gene encoding glycerophosphodiester phosphodiesterase 1 isoform X3, whose product is MHDSTVDRTTDGSGRLCDLTFDQIRKLNPAANHRLRNDFPDEKIPTLREAVTECLNHNLTVFFDVKGHANMATNALKKIYLEFPQLYNSSMVCSFLPEVIYKMRQTDQNIITALTHRPWSLSHTGDGKPRFSAFWKQSMFVVLDILLDWSMHNVLWYLCGISAFLMQKDFVSPDYLKKWAAKGVHVVGWTVNTFDEKRYYETYLHSSYITDSMLEDCTPQF